A section of the Schistosoma haematobium chromosome ZW, whole genome shotgun sequence genome encodes:
- the RPS9_1 gene encoding 40S ribosomal protein S9 (EggNog:ENOG410V9WD~COG:J) has product MKLDFVLGLKIEDFLERRLQTQVFKLGLARSIHHARVLIRQRHIRVRKQMVNCPGFLVRLDSGKHIEYSTTSPYGCGRPGRVKRKKERKAQGGDDENGSDEE; this is encoded by the exons ATGAAACTGGATTTCGTTTTGGGCTTGAAGATAGAAGACTTTTTAGAACGAAGACTTCAAACTCAAGTTTTTAAACTTGGTTTGGCCAGAAGCATCCATCATGCCAGAGTCCTCATCCGCCAACGGCACATAAGAGTAAGAAAACAGATGGTTAACTGTCCTGGGTTTCTGGTACGTTTGGACTCAGGAAAACACATAGAATACAGTACAACATCTCCATATGGTTGTGGTCGCCCTG GTCGTGTCAAAAGGAAAAAGGAGCGTAAAGCCCAAGGTGGTGACGACGAGAACGGAAGTGATGAAGAGTGA